Within the Medicago truncatula cultivar Jemalong A17 chromosome 4, MtrunA17r5.0-ANR, whole genome shotgun sequence genome, the region atagtCAACGCGCCACGTCATCCGAAAAAGGTGACACAGCATACCACATCAGCGAAAATGCACATTCAGTTGTCCTAGGGGGCTAttctaaaacaataaaaatttgcaAGGAccgaatccaatttttttttacagggggcaaaaccaaaagtgatctatattacaggggataaatgcctattaaccttttttttcgTTAGTAAATTGAGTATCCTCCGCGCGTAAATTCACAGACTAATCATCGATTCGTGTGAGATTCAAATGGACGGTAAACTCTCCTAAAAAATTTTAACGCTACTGTATGTTCAAAGCCGTATTCAAACTCAAGACTTTGGTTAAACTGAAATATAATTGGGTCATCTGATATAAGCGTTTTCCGGTTATCCATTTACATATAAACACAAATGGAAGATTAGTGGGATCCATTAATGAGTATGTGTTTGCCTTGTTTATCtacatatcatttattttctatttgtgAGAGATATCGCAAACACATggaatatattataatattttaattttgtgatTCAATCCTCctaaaaattttatttgatttttagtctTCAAAAAGTTTTTCATCATTACTTTTAATCCTTGGGTTTAATTCAAGTGATTTGTATTATTCAACATTTCGAGAGAGATTCTCGTaatattctaaatatttatgtaaaaacTCATTGAAAAATTTGAAAGGTACACAAGATTTGACTTCAAGAGACACATAGTGGAATTATGTTTTTTAAGAAgactgaaataaaaaataaaaatatacgtCAAATATTATACATTTATGTGGAGCGAGCGATAATTCAACTGCTGAATTTTTCTGATTTATTTGCAAATCGAAACCCTTCAGCCTGGCATATGTTTAAAATCCTTGACTTGTTCGCGACATATGTTTAGATTGAGTGCATCTGATCTTCCGTGCAATTTGGGAATCTAATCTTTCTTACATCAGATGCGGAGTTAGATATGGTGGGCTGATGGCGGTGTTCATCCAATGACCTGCGAGACCATTGCCCACATCGTTATGGCTTTCTGGTCAAGACAAAACTTGGAGAAAATTTTACAAGAATATCCTTTGGTTGTTGATCGAGAAGAAACTTCTTTAACAAGCCAAATGAGAGAATCTATATTCCTATTTCTTTCGagtttcaacaaaaatatactCACACACATACTATATAGTTTACGATTGAGCCATCACGATGCCATGCACTCACAATGTAAATTgagaatttaaattataaatttacaaaagaaaagaattaaaagaacgaAGTAGGTGTAAATTTTCTCAATGATATTAGTTACAATTTTCTATTAGTCATAATTAGTTATAGAGATGAGAGATATATGACTTCAGTAAGTAAAAAATAGCATCAAAAACACTAACAAGTAGAAGTAAATTAACAAAGCAAATCTGAGAATGGTTCTGAGATCACATATTGTGCGAGATCATCTCATACCATATCGTTTAGGATTGagcaaaataaagaaataagcCCAAAACCAACAAGTTGTTTGGGATGTTCGTTGAACAATTCCGAAATTCACAGGACTTGCACCATCAGAAAAAACGTTGAGGCATCAACctcaaaataatgaaaaacaaaacctACGTCCAACTTGAACAACTCTAGTCATTGAAGTAGTGTTTTGAAGCAAGTGTTCCACTATTTCCATTATTTCTTGTTTCTTATCTGCATATGCGTGCACTATAAGCAACTCCAATTTAACAAAGCGTGGAGGTTGCACTTTCTTCGAAATGGGATTTAAGAGGAATTCCTGCAAACCTCGAATGAATAAGAGACATTATTAAATGGACATTATTAGAGGACAAAGTTGATAAGCAAATGACAAGTTCAGATATGTTTTTGTAATACATTCAAAGACTACTAACACCGACCAACATAttcaaggaccaaaatgatTGTGAAAGTACACTAAAGTGACTTAcattttgtattttctcaaaGACAGCATAACCAAATTCCAAAATCTTGACATTGGCAAGCACTTGCAGCCATCTTAAGAAGATTGAAGCTTCCCCGTTATTGGAAAAGCCATACATATTTACttgttgaagaaaagaaagattgcATGTGGAGGATAAGGATTTCTGAAAAATAGGACAATCATCGATAGTAAAAGAACTAAGATTTGGAGCAGAAAGTGAATATTGGTCAGCTGATACTTTTCTTATAGTCAAATTGGATAGTGTCTGATTAGATATGCAGAGGACTTGTGCATCCTCAATCAAAGAACAAGCAATGAGAACCAAAGTATTCAACACGTGACAGTTTGGAAAGGGGTCAGCACAGTGATCGTGAGTTGCAACAAAGTGGAACCATTGAAGATGCAAGGTTCTTAATGCTGGTATGTGAAGAGATTTTGGACACTTTGCATACCCGTTTTTCATACAATAAGAAAGGTCAAGAAATGTCAAAGAGCGAGAGCCAAAGAGTAAAGGGAGTAATAACTCAGATTTTGGACACTTTGCATACCCAAAAATTTTCAAAGAGAGAAGTggatttattttaatgagtttataTAGGTCTTCTTCCGCTCCGTCCATACAAGCATGGATAGTAAGATTAAGTAGTGAAGATGAGTGATCTCTACTCGACAGAACCCAAGACATAAATTGCTCAAAACTATCATTCGAAGATGTAAGTAAAACCGGAGTATATGTGAGAGTAGTGAGGCATTTGCAAAGATCCTTCCACCGTTTAGACAAGATGCAAGTCCGAACAGCATCTTGTGCTTCAAGAAAACTCAATATGTGGAGCAATATGCAGTCAGGCAACTCACAAAtcctatttcttttattttcctgTGACTGTCTCTTCTGTTCCCTACGAAGTTCCTGGTTGGATAAACAActtgtataaatatttaaagCATTAACACTGataatataagtatttatgtatGAGACTTAGAGACTAAATTTAAGTGAGAAttaaggaaaattctatggtgaagtcatgaaattgacttttttggtgaagttaacgTTATAGCATAAAAAATAGTGAGTAACACCCCACCGTTTGTACAGTGACATAAAAAGTTCAATCCCCATAGTATCATCAactcatcagattaacaagactacacttaatctaattttatcctaccttgttttaaCTGTAACACCctacaaagtgtaacacttaagataaactctgtttgcatgttaaagatgccaacgataacgtagtacatgtaagtccaagatgttgcaagcattactagacgaattactattgatcattaatcaataatctaatttaaaaatgaatcaaacattaagatcataattaacttttccaaaaaagtcagtttcctCACTGCACACCATAGAAGCTCCTTATATTAATTCCATTAATTAATAACCTTTTCCAACAAATTATTGCTACTGTTATtataatcttaaaaataaactaCCTTACCTTATGGTTTGTGATTGGGGGAACCCAATTGTGATTAATCCACTGGCGATGAATCCTAAGAAGGTCTTTTGGAAACACCATCTCTTCCGAGTCTGTAAAACACACAAGAAATCTTCCATTCCCTAAATCTGCGCTAACGCGGCCTTCCCACCACCGGTGTTTTCGGAATGCCTCCACCTTGTCGCCGATCTTCACTTCCCAATAATCGCTCACCGGCGTGGGCACTGGTCGGAGCTGATGAAGACCGACAACTGTTGGCTTCACATCCATGTCATCGTATTGGACCAGTAATATGTCGGAGGAGAACCACCTGAGGATGGTGGCGGGGAACCATGAGCAGGATATGCCGCTGCCGCGGTCGATGCTCACTTCCACTTTGTTGCCCGGAAACATGATGATCACTCTCACGCTGTGTTTATTCACTGCTCGGTACACCGTACAACAACGCTGTTAATCTTACTTTATAGGGTTAGGGCATAACTGCGTGTCAAACACaggttttatttcttaaaactAAATTGCACTTTTGATCACAAACTTTACAAAAACTGAGTTTGGCCTAAAACTAAATAAGACTATATTGGCCCTCGACTTTAACCTTTTTGCAAAAGTGATGTTTCCATTGATTGTGATTGAGGCAACACATACTTGTTCATCAAGTTTAATGACTCAGATAACACATGTGTTTTTTAATACATAGCTAAATTGAACTTTTGACCTGCTAATTTTTAGAAATCATGGATTTTGGTCCCTAACACATAGCGGAGTAACGGTTCgatttggatcggtttttggtcaaaaaaatgtCCGAACCAATGAAATCTTcatcggtttggtttggtttggtttttactgtttttaaaaaaaaaaccgaaccaaactagtCGGTTTGGATCAGTTCGGTTGACCGGTTTGTTTgaaattacaattaaaaaaatctatattttcaaaaatttgtatTTCAAGCATACAACATACTCAAATATTTCATAGAACTTTATTTTCTATGTTATCTATTTTTCAAACTACTTTGTGTAACTAacataaaaaaactaacaagagATGGGCGATCCCAGTATGTAGAAGGTCATacgaaggatcaatttcaaattcattcccagtATGTagaaacattgttgcaggcagagctgttatccttgtcttatagcagagacacaaactgagtagtgaagatagtggttgtacacttcgtacaattgtactatgtcaacgctcttcaaagaacaagcatccaatgccttcaaatcctttcaaaatagtcgttgctttacttttccagtcttctacaatgcttagacgagattgaatccattgaacaacccttgaagctttaagtcttgctTCTGAAGAACTTgcatctgatgacgtcatcacttcaggagcacttttgtcttcaggagcacttctcttcagacgccttaagcttcctttttgttgattcctttgctctcttttgttcttccataaCCTAATAATGATATTAAATTTTGTCTATGGTGCTGTACACTTGaataaatattagcatatccaattgacaatttttaataccttgttatcatcaaaagtCTTAAAgagtaatgttaaacacattttgttccaacagcaTGATCATGCATCTACTACTTAAATAAAATTGCTCTCCATCTGTCTTCCTTTCCATCTAGGTTTGGAATTGAAAAACAAGATATTATATATGCATGTGTGTGGGTATATGTGTGATATTGTTATGTAAGAACTTTATGTATTGTTAATAAATAAAGAGATTTCCTCTACTAATAGAACTGCACATATTTGCATATGGTCCTGCGCCTCTTTATTTGTGGGTGATAACACTTTATTTGGAGCCTGGATTTGCGCcagttattcaataaatttcaaTAGATTATCAATTTGCATAAAATGttaatatcaaaattataataGTTTCATAATTGTGTTTATTATTGAGGTTAAAACACCAAAGTAGGGTGTATGAAATCAAcctacaattttctttttttaaaaaaaataatagtaaaattaCCCACGGTTCACCTGTGGCAAACAAAGCCTTTTAAATCAACCCAAAATTTAAATTAGCTAAGGCTTGACTGTGGTTAAGTATCATATTATGACCGTGGCAAGAATTTGCGGGAAAATTTGGCGCTCATTTTAGCCACGTGTTAACCGTggcaaatatttaattttagaaaGCTGTAAAAACAGAGTTGCCACGGTTTGAGTGTGGCTAACATTTGTTACCACGATTTCGAAGCTTGTAGTTAAATGCCAATTTGACTGTAGCTAAAAATTTGCAACGCCCCCATTGACCACAGTTTTGTAACCGTGGGTAATTTTTTTTGCTACGCCTATATTGCACGTTAGCTACGGTTTTGACCGTGGCTAAATGGCGAGTTTTTGGTAGTGAAACAAAATATTCcatatataattgaaaaaaactaacaaaagttgatgtaacaaaaaaaaaaaaaactaacaaaagtTGACCCCAACATAAAGATAAACTAATTAACAATTATAATACTCCAACTActtaacttcaaaaaataaattatatagtaCTTGTGAAAAGCTAGAGTGCAACATTGATAAGTGAAAACTAAGATGGAGGAACATTATTGATGAACATAGACAACTCATCACCAAATTTATGCTGCATGAACTTTTCCATAATTGCCAAATGATATTGCGTTTGTTCAAGTTGACCGGTCGTTTGTGTAAGTTGCTCAGTTGTTTTTGTAAGCTTCTCTGGAGCCTGTGTAAGCTGTTCCTTAGTCTTTTCATATCCAATTagtttttctcccaaacttTCTACTTGCTTCTGTAAGTCTTCAACATTCTTTTCATTAGAGCTACCAGCTTGAATAAAATCTGTGAAATGCCTACGCTTTCCAAAAGCAATAGTTGGACAAACCCCCAAACCCAAACCGCGTACTCGACCCGAGTGCTCAGCACCATATAGTTTTCCAATAGCATCATCAGTATATGCATTAATCCACAACTTAGTCATTTAAGGCAAAATTCCCAAAACAACTCACTGACAGCTTATGACCTCTAGGCAATTCAATTTCaactcaaattttccaaaatcaaagaaaatatgtATACACAgttcctacaccagtcataaaGAAATTCTAACATATTTAACCTAATAATCAACCGCGGAAGCTTTTGGAACAACTTATGGCTtttaactttattaaaaaaattatagaaaaatatagTTATTTATAAATAGTAAAATCATGTCTCACTAACCAATTGCAGACTTCACATCTTCAAATCGTGAGGGACAAAAAGCACCTATAACAAATACAACAGCGTGTGACTCCCAGATTGAGCGAAGACCAAGCTGATAAGCAgggaaattaaattaacatCTTATTATAGAGAGAAAGCTTACAGTAGATTGTGTGTATGGAGAATTCGAACTGATTGAGAAAGCTTACAACAGAGGATGGTAACAAACTAATTTGGGGATTAGGGTTTAGGGAAGAAAGATGCAATTAAGTTTTCTGAAGAAAGCCATGACTTTGGGGAAGAAAGATGAAACTGATTTTGGGATTTTTTGATGGGATGAAAGATTGAAAGAAGGAGTGGGGTGTTATGGCGCGACTTGTGAAAGTGGAGAgaaaattttggagaaaaaaaagtGTGGGAATGAAATGTGTATTACGCGCCTTCTATATTTTTGTCCAGTATATCAAAGTTATCCACGGTCAAAACAAAACCGTGAGAGTCATAATGTGGCAAGTGGACCCTTCtatcattttttgttgttatccACGCCTAAGGAAAAATCGTGGCAATTTTAGTGTGGCCAATAGCCgtttttttggtagtgatactacaataataaaagagaaatgttataaATACATTTTCAAAACAATCGTAGAGTACCTTGAAAATCCGTCAGGCACGATTAGTCGAAAGACGTGATACAGAGCCTTAAGCTATGTGGTCATTGGAAacaaattgtttaagaaaactGTTAAAGGAGTTTTACTTAAATGCATCAATGAGAATGAAGCTTACCTAGCTGTTTCTGGGGTACGTAGTGGAGCATGTGGTTCTCATTAAGAAGGttataaaatgaaattgttaCAATTTTGACAAGGTTTGTATTGGCCATATATGTTGAAAGACTTGCATAGTAATCGCAATAGAGTCCATCTCAATATTTACAGCTAGAACTTTAGttaactaaaactaaaaattgCCTTGATAATGTGCATTCGTGCCTGAGTGCGCACTCTGTGCACTGAGGCACTCGTGCCGCGTGTCTTGACAGGAACTTATGAGATTTGACTTTTGGTATGCGTGTTGCATGTTGTTCTATGTGTGCTGCACAACTTGACGTAACTTCCTCCTTGATTTTGTACTTGACATGCATCGTGTGTTGCTTTGTGTGTGCCGCGTATGTTGACAAAAGTTTTGTCTTGCTATAATTCTTTAGCTTCCAGATAACTTAAAGTTTGACTTGTCTTAGAACTTGGGACAAAATTTTGTCGAACAAAGTATATGAGCTTTAATTCTTCAATGTGAGTGGTCTTAATACATCCAAAACATCCATAGAGCAACATCTAACTTGACCAATTTGACGATTAACACCAAAAAGACACTGACACCCTATAGAGTTGTCTAATTACAGAAACAAAATTACTCACAAGAACTGttttaaatagaaaacaaaCATTTCCCAGACTATTAGTTACTCATTATAAATCCTCTAAGACACTGACACCCTTTAAGAGTTGTCTAATTTGGGAAGCAAAATGACTCATAAGGACTGTTTAAATACAAGACAAACATTTCCCAAACTATCAGTTACTAAGTGTAAATTCTCTAAAAGTCAAGAATTAAATAGCAAAAAGATTATGTAAAACACTACAATAGATATTATGACCAGATGTCATCAGTAACCAAACAACGCCTCTTTGTTGCAATATGCTCAAGTTCTACCAACATATACGTACGAGGactttttttatatctttatattttttttattgatgtgtttagcccttgcaattaggcggcatttaaaaattcgtccctgtaattgctaatcctggcattttaaccctgcaattgttaatcatttaaaatttggtccttggaccaaattaatcactgccacgtcactaatttgatgacgtggcaatcactgtcacacatgaaatttcaattttgcccttaagaagaggacaaaatattgaagaaagaattggaaacccaggggtaaatttggaatttcatgtggcgtggcagtgattaagtggggagagggacgaaattttaaatgattaacaattgcagggttaaaatgccaggattagcaattacagggACGCATTTTTAAAtgccgcctaattgcaagggctaaacacatcaataagcctttttttaatattgaaattttCAATCGTTTTCTACTAATGAGTTGAAATTATATGTCAGGCATCATAAAACTTTCATAAGATATGATGATTTTTACGATTAATGGTGAAATGATATTTAAAGTATAAAAAGCTATTGTAGATATTTTGATGCGTGatatttaaagttatttttctGATACATGTacaacttataaaataaaattaacaatctATGGTACTAGTAATCCACTGAAAAAATATGTTCTAaattaaaattactaaaatattatTAGTAGTTTTCAATATATCAAAAGATAGGTTAAATAGATTCTTTTATTCCtatgaaaatagtttttaaaacaACCTTGAGTTTAAAAAACTTAGTTATAGTTCtgcaataaaaaatgtaaggaGATTTAATTTCGTTTATTTTACGGGAGGAGATTTACTTATAAAGTTAAGAggataccattttttttaccgTGGAATGCACCCAAAATCTAAGGACCAACCatgctatatttttt harbors:
- the LOC120580129 gene encoding uncharacterized protein, giving the protein MTKLWINAYTDDAIGKLYGAEHSGRVRGLGLGVCPTIAFGKRRHFTDFIQAGSSNEKNVEDLQKQVESLGEKLIGYEKTKEQLTQAPEKLTKTTEQLTQTTGQLEQTQYHLAIMEKFMQHKFGDELSMFINNVPPS